Within the Thalassophryne amazonica chromosome 19, fThaAma1.1, whole genome shotgun sequence genome, the region TAACAGTCTAAACAAACAAATGTATAAGAGGGATTATACTCCTGTATCAAGGTGAATCAGGAAGAAACACTTGATTGGGAAAGAGGTGTGCACTTTGGATTTATGGCTGTGGTTATCTTGGAAAGCAAGATTCAATCTAGCAGTAATTTACGAAGTACCCCACCTACCAACATCAAGCTTTTATACTTGATAGCCCCCCCTGCCCCCAACTCCGACCTAACTAAAAGAACAAAGGTGTAAAAGGATGAATAAACTACAAATGCATTACTGCTTTTTTAggctactttttaaaaaaaaaaaaattctaaagtgTCTAAAAGGTTTGTACGGTATTATAAACTGACATGTTTGAATATGGAAAGTTGATGCATATTTAAAAGACATATCACGCCATGGCAAAGATCGGCACTTTTCTGGATGCTTATCTAACATATCTTATCTAGTAGATGCTCTTGCAGAGACTAAGCAGTATGATGCGAAAGACATCAACTCTGCTCTGACTTATACTTGTGTTTTGGACTCTCAGTTTGACATTGCAAACGGGAACAGTAACAGATTGTAGACCCTGGTCTGTCACTAACATCCAAATACTACCTGGATTAATAGGATGTGTCTGGAAAAATGCATTTCTGCTCAACAGATGCAAATCAGTCAAGTGATCAGGATCATTTAAACCAAATTGGTAGAAAGGAATAAGGTATAAGGATATTATTCTCAATGCCTTAAGAAATGCAGTGAATGCATGCGAACTCTGAGCAACATCTGTATGCAGTATTCACTTCAGAGGTGAAACTATTGTTTGCAAGTGTGGAAAACAAGCCTACCCATAATCTGCATCTCCCACTCTCTCACGCTCTCCATCTGTACAGCAGTAAGGTCTGACAAGTCGTCATACTCGTCTCTCAGGGCGTCTTTGTCCGAGCAGAAGGTTGCCAGGCCTCTCGAGGCATCCCGGCCAGCAAAAATCCCATAAGGCCCATCTGGGAGAAGTCAAAACAAAGAGCATtaatttttgtgtgttttataaaGTTCTAACACAGCCTTTTGTTTACCAGCCTCTTGAACAAACTGATGTTTTAAAGTGGCAGTGAGCTGAGACAAGCTTTCACTTAAACATAAACAAAGCTTATGACTAAACGCAACTATAATCAGTGTACGACCAGCAACCAAATGTATTTAAACTGCTCCAAAACATACTTCCTCTCACTCTTTGAAAATACCATCTTATTTTATACTGTTCAGTGGTGTCGATGTGCTGCCATTGGAGCGCCATGAATGCCCaacttcacagatttttttttttttaaagaaagtttcAAAATCAAATTAATGAGAAACCTACAAATACAGAACTCTAAGTGGCATGTCAAGGATTGGAAACAAACTATTCTGTTTAATGGAACTACTGCTTTTTCACATTAAAAGTTGTGTAAGCTGCCAATAATAAAACCAAGTTTAACACAGAACAGATAAGGAGTTCATATTTGCTCCCTCTTCTGCCTAACAGTCTGCCAAGAATGTCTGGTTCAACAGTTGTGCAATATCTTATTTCAGCATGAATCTATGGATTTCTATCATTGAATTTACAAAGGGAAATGGGGTTAAATAAATAACCAAATTTTCTGGAATAAGACTTATCCTACTGTTATTCAAACATGTGCTTCTGCACCTATTAAATATTTTCACCAAGTGTAGGTGCAGTTGTTCTGGCGTAAACCACAGCAGATCATAGTAAAAAGAAATGAGTGCAGGCTTTCACATTTACAGCTGTGTTCAAGATAAGAGCAGTGtggttaaaaaagtgagtaaaactcaaaatccttataatagattttatttccatacacatataaatgcattgtgaacactgcatgctctattccaaatcaaaatgaAGAAAATGATCAGGTTTGTTATTACttgacagaaagtgaagaaaaaacaATATTCAAAAAATTTGCAGCATCTGCACTTTTCTTTATAAAACTCAAATATTTActgtataaatttaaaaatgcatgaaGATTTAGCTTCCCtgagaatcactgaactaatatttagttgcatAACTACAGATTCAGAGAACTACTTCATATCTGTGTTGCATTCAGTTGAGCAACTTCTGGCACCTGTAAACattcgaggtctgttagaaaagtaacggacctttttattttatgcaaaaaatatatggatttgattcatatgtttttacgtcagccaagcttgaaccttcgtgcgcatgcgtgagttttttcacgcctgtcgattgcgtcattcgcctgtgggcagtctttgagtgagcactggtccaccccctcgtcggatttttattgtcagggaaatggcggaatgatgtgggctttgctccatcagaattttttcagaaactattagagacaggcagctggaaaccattcagaaaattcatatggctttcggtgaaaatgttttgggcttcacagagattaaggagtgttactaccgctttaaggatggcccaaaatggcgcacggtgcgtcgcgctccgagccgcgatcaacaggcagaaacgaccatttcatttctaaatggatggctgtatggctccgggaccattgtgtgcaatttctctggttatcacaagagctggacatcagcgattttccggcagatttcacttttaacaagagattttgtcatggaaagccgcgcggaggcttcgcgtgtcatgacggagccgctgatggagcgagacaaagaacacctctgttttggagtgttagaggacaagctgggacatgcctatctcggctttcagtgcttaccagtcgagtgagtataagagaaattatgGAGAGCTGGTCATGTCCCAAAGAAACGGTTCCTGTGTCTCGTTTTGtcatacagagctctgtaacaaaGACCAGAGGGgaagagtttaaacagtgtgtgtccacagtgtgaggggtctgcagagatgttaccagctcactcCCTGGACCTGGATCGGTATAAGCTCTAGATGGAGGACAGTCtggctccaatgatttttttctgcagacctgacagctcaataaagtctgtgcctgtcatgtctggaagcagagggaaaccaaacggggatggagatgcacaggacagactggatgatggatgtgtaaaagatgatgagcagttcctggggcaggtgctatctgaggaagtacatcctctgctgtgtctttttcctgatggagtctatttaggaggtccacttcagatgtcAGGAGATTGTAGATCCCAGGAGCCGGAATATACTGTCCACAGTAGACAGAGTTTTGTTCAaagtgtactgtggcttgaattcagtttttgggggtcgTTTGAAAAACTCTGTGGcccctagacccaaaaagaacgctcttgctttcatcagtccacaaagagttgccccatttctctttaggccagttagtgtgtttggcaaattgtaacctcttctgcacgttttATCCGCAATGACACTTTGCAGGGGCTTCTTGCCCAaagcttggcttcacataggcatcttctaattgttacagtactcacagctAACAAGACGGTTTTTGATAAccttggagctgatcattggctggGTCTTTCCCCATTCTGGCTATTCATTGATCCAATTGAATGGAGGCTTTTATTTGTCTTCCATGTCTTTCCGGTTtcagttgccattttaaagcatttaagATTACTTTAGCTTagcagcctatcattttctgcacttatttgtttcccctctccaatcaacttttcaatCAAAGTACATTGTTCTTCTGACCAATGTTTGCAACAACCTACTATATTTTaatcagattttcagagagaaatgcactacAATAGGCCAcctgttttttcccccctcacagaaagaaaaatgcagacacttctaattttggaacagcctaatattcctgtTTCTTCACTTTCCGTAATGTAataaatttgataaatttttcttactgttttgatttggaatagaatgtgcagtgttcccaatgcatctgcctgtatggaaataaaagctattataaacgatcttgagctttactcacttttaaaaatacactgctattattttgaacacaactgcacATTCTAAATCAGGGGGAACTAGGAACTGGAGGAATTTTTGGACATGATTTGCACCCACAGAGAAGGTGAAGTCTCGAACAGAGATACTGGTTTCTTCCCCTGGTGATCCTTTTCCACCTTTCAACTGCAATTTGGTTCCTGCTTGCTCCTAGAAGGTTTCTCTGACAGTTTTGCCTTCAGCAAGCCCAATTCATGCTCAACTGGATTCAGGTCAGGTGACTTACCCACAGCAAagattctagttttttttttgttgggttgCTTTTGcattgtgctttgggtcattatcATTTGTAATTTGGGTATTGAAGGATGCAGCAGAATGTGTGCAGAAATTATAGACCTTAACACTGAACAATACCTTGGTGCTTttgtcagccacatcatcatcaaaACAACACTGTAGTAAGCCAACATCTCCCTCCATACAATTTTTTTCCCCATACACAATCACTCAAAGACTGTAGTTGTTCTAGAGCCTTTTTAGTTGTTGTTCCAAAGGACTAGACAATGCATTAGGCTGCGACAGCATCTCCCATCAAATGAATGTACACCCAATTTTGGAGGCAAAAAAGTGGAATCGAGAGATACATGGGTGCTgatggaaaacattttttttttgactgaacattttcagTAGATGGTTTGGGGTGGGTGGGCGAGCACAGACACAAAGCATCCATCTGAGGATAAAGCATCCAAGGGGTTGCATTTTGGGGTATGCCAATGCACAAAATTTTGTTTTACAATCATGCttttataaaagcacaatcaagacaCGATGATGGGATcaatcaatcccatcgtcacgtcttccgaagaggaagcagagactggggactcagaggtggactcatccattacccaggccaaagtcaccgaggtggttagaaagctcctcggtggcaaggctcctggggtggatgaaatccgtcctgattaccttaagtctctggatgttgtggggctgtcttggctgacacgcctctgcaacatcacgtggcgatcggggacagtgcctctggattggcagaccggggtggtggtccctctgtttaagaagggggaccggagggtgtgttccaactatagggggatcacactcctcagcctctccggtaaggtctattccagagtactggagaggagaattcgaccgatggtcaaacctcggattcaggtggagcagtgtggttttcgtcctggtcgcggaacactggaccagctctacacgctccgtcgggtgctcgagggttcatgggagtttgcccaaccagtccacatgtgttttgtggatctggagaaggcgttcgaccgtgtcccttggggcacggggtccggggtcctttgctaagggctatccggtccctgtacgaccgcagcaggagcttggttcgcattgccggtagtaagtcaaacctgtttccagtgcacgttggcctctgccaaggctgccctttgtcaccggttctgttcattatttttatggacagaatttctaggcgcagccagggtgtagagggggtctggtttgggaaccacagaatctcgtctctgctgtttgtgaacgatgtggttctgttggctttgtcaaatcaggtccttcagcgtgcactggggcggtttgcagctgagtgtgaagcgtccaggatgaaaatcagcacctccaaatccgaggccatcgtTCTCaaatggaaaaaggtgctttgccctcttcaggtcggtggagtgtccttgcctcaagtggaggagtttaagtatctcggtgacttgttcacgagtgagggacggatggagcgtgagatcgacagacggatcggtgcagcatctgcagtgatgcggtcgctgtatcggaccgtcgtggtgaagagagagctgagtaggggggcaaagctctcgattcaccgatcgatctacattccgatcctcacctatggtcatgagatttggctcatgaccgaaagaacgagatcgcgagtacaagcgggcgagatgagtttcctccgcagggtgcctgggcgctcccttagagatagggtgaggagctcgctcactcaggaggagctcggagtcgagctgctgctcctccacgtcgaaaggagtcagttgagatggctcgggcatcttttccggatgccccctggacgcctcgctggagaggtgttccgggcacgtcccattggaaagagggcccggggaagacccaggacacgctggagggactacatctctcggctggcttgggaacgccttggggttcccccggaggagctgggggaggtgtgtgtggatcgggaggtctgcgcggctttgcttgagctgctgcccccgcgacccgactccggataaagcggaagaaaatggatggctggcTGGACAATCAAGACAAACAATCTGCAAACAGACATTTAAAAGAATCTGTGACATAAATACACTGAACATTTATTGTGCAAGACATTAAATACAGGAATGGGGGGGGGGCATGGGTTTGTCATCTGCACTCCCCTGTATACATGCAGATTAGAGGAGAGCAAATCTGCATTGTCACTAATAACTTTTTGATTGGAAATGAGTAGAGGTGTTTGAATCCTGCTTGCATTCTTGACCAgtcacaatgcaactccttcacACCTGTAGAAAACAATGTATGGGATATAAGGGACAAAAACCAATGACTGCAAatggaaatttatttattttggggtgTCTACCTCAGGCCTCCCACCACTGAAAATATTTGCCATTGCTTATTTCTGATAGAGTGGGCCATACAGATTGACTTGAGGTTGATTTCAAGTTGTTACCCCATTAATTAAGTTAGCTTAGCTATGGACATGGTCCCTTTGGAGTGTCTGCCTCAGGCCTCCCACCACTGAAAATGTCTGGCATTGCTTATTTCTGATATAGTGGGCCACATACTGATTGATTTGAGGTTGGTTTCATGTTGTTACTCCATGAGTTGAGCaagcattttttttggggggggggggggggggggttggggggtggAGCTGTTTTTGGGCTGTGGCAAGGGCAccctaccacaaaaaaaaaatatttttgtcatttctAATACATTATATCATGCTCATATTTCGCTTGTTATATTTAGGTTACAATTTTTTTGTACTTTATCATGGCCCTGAGGAACACACCCACCAGCAGGGGACTGGCAGATGTCCATTTCCTTGTATTTGCAAGTATCTACATCCTTACTGGGAGCACTTCATTTTGTTACCTTTCCACCGAGCCTGACCCCTGCTGGTTCCCGGTCTATCATGGCATGGGGCTGTTTTTCAACATacaagacattcttgataaacatCAGCTGCCATCATCCAGGATGATGACGTTGAAACAAGTGTGGACATTTCGGCAAGACAatcatcccaaacacacagccaaggaaactcaatTTGTGTCAGAGAATGAAAGTAaagctgttagaatggcccaaccgtcacctgacttgaatccaatagaaagtctatggaaagaactaaagatcagagttcatagaagaggtccatagAACCTTTAAGATTTGAAAACTGTCTGGGTGGAAGAatgtgccccccccaaaaaaaaacacgagCAATGCATGCTGTCATGACCAACAAACACTTTTGTACAAATTTCAGTACTTTTTCCTGGTGTCATTCTGTTTTATTACACAAACAGAATTTCtatacttgtgtgtgtgtttttttttttatgtatggaTTACTTGGTTGTTAACACAGAACAGATAAGGAGTTCCCTCTTCTGCCTAACAGTCTGCCaagaagaaacctgcaccctcttggccctttctggaacaagttgcccacccctgatctatatGTTGCCCTGCGgtagactgatgtcctgtcccaGGTGCagcctgcctcatgccctgtcactgctgggataggctccaaacaCCCccacgtgacccttgattggagtaagcgggtttaGCATACaaaagaataaacaaacaaacacacacacacaaaagtttgtGGACCCTTGAGCATTTACGTTTGAATTTTttaatgacaaaaacaaaacacaagatttTATATTAGAATCTCTAAAACAATGCCATTTAAacccacagtgaaaagtaatctctacatcatgaaacaaaagaaaaatttacAAGCCAAAATAATGGCGTGAATAAGAAAGTGCATCATGCTTCATATTATACCATGATAGAAAATTTAGGCCATCAAGCCCTACCAACTGCCATAATCAAGACAAGATCACACATTTGACAGAACCTGCACTGATTAAAGAAAGTTGCAAATAAAGAACCATACAAGTCATTACTTGCAATGCTGGGATCAGAATATATGAGGTGCAGATCATAAACAAACAGGTTGTGTTAGTAAGTCAGAGAtacagatcacaacagacagtacCAACAGATGTCACCTTGGTGTCTTGGAAATTGTGTGATAGATATTTTTTATACATTTTCTGAAATCATTAAGGCTCACATAAATAAACTGCTAAGATTATTTAATACAGAAAATTATTGTATAAACCAACACAACACAAGATTTGCTTATGTGGGTTTTGTCAGTGCTGTTTTTATTCATGTAAAATGGGTGGGGCTGTGCTGAAATAAGTTGCAGCAAGTTACTTCTGTGCACCAATGAGATTTTAGAAATCAGTCAAACCCTAGTGATGGTTGTTAACAGTGATAATCAAAACACtcctaaacacacacaaaaccaaattaaaatattttattttctacctttATCTAAACCATGAATATTTGATATAACAGCAAAATCTGAATTCAAACCAGGCATCTTCAGTGTtttaaatataaacaaaaatgacTTAATTTAAAAATATACAATGGGCAAgtcctcattaattcctgacttCATTAATATTTTAATGACCATATAATTATGAACACAGAACTCTATAAATGGTTAATGTTTTTATTCATTCAGGTTTTCTGTCTCTTAACATAATTTTAAAACTGTTCTTTTCCCATTTTAATTGTGCTTTGAAGTATTATGTTGTCAacatgcaatacaaataaaattagTCAATATTTATGCATTTCCCCCAGAAAATATAACTAAAGTTAGCATCCCGTTAAAAAGCAGAAACAACACTCAAGCTCTTGTCATTTTTGAAAATCTGATAAATTCCAGGAGGTCAACTGACcagcatattaaaaaaaaaacatgcaggtcTGTGGGCTTTTCTTGTTTAAATAATAGTCCAGTGTTCAAAGCACTGCCGATGAATGCAAGAAGCCTTATCACTTTTAAAGATTAGATATGCTGTAATTTTCCATAGTCAACTTAAACAATAATCATATTACAGATAACAGTCAGGCTTGAGCGTTGCAAGTCGCACTATTGTAGGGGGAAAAATCCAGATGTCTTTCCAGTAGTGGAAAACACACTGTCCATGTGTTTGTCATAAAGCAAAAAGAATAACTGGGCCAAATCTCTCCCTGATTGAAATACTCAAAAGTGTCAGCTGAATTTGACAACTGCACCTGCCCTCACTGTTAACGTGCAGCACAAACCAACTCCCCATAATTTTATTTTCGATTAAAATCCATCAAAAACGACAACTATGCATCAAATGCCACCAGAACGCCTTTATAATGACTTATTACTTGATCAGTTCAGACCAGTACTGTTGAAGTGTGAGCTACTTTGACAGACTATTCCTGGTTCTGTGAATCAATGTCTGTGTGGCTCAGCGCCACAGCAGACTGACATACGGCGGCTGTAGGGAACGTCAATGAATAATTAGTTTATTAACGCTGGGCAGcagggtgccttagtggttagcactgttgccttgcgACAAGAAGGTCGCATCTcccctggggcctttctgtgtggagtttgcatgttctcccgggttccctccaaagacatgcaagtcagGTGAATTctaaacttaaaaaaacaaaaaaacaaatgaatgtgtttgtctgcatgtggccctgccacagactggcgtcctgtccagggtgtaccccgtctcacgccctgtgactgctggctcCAACTCTCCACCTCCCACCAACCCTATAGCGGCTATAGAAAATGCATGGGTGGATAACATGAGTCACAACTCAGAGAAAATGACGAAGAAACActgcttaaataaataaatattcctgCCTGCAATGTACAGGGAGGGAGGTGGTACGTAACGGTTTGGacgttggactgggatgccagcgaTCCAGGTTCGCTTCTCGATTGCACTTTCAACAGGAGTGCTGGggagtgagagacacgtgccgtgggGCCTTCTGGAAATAAACTTAGTTACCGACGTTAAATAAGAACCGCTTCTTCTGTGTACAAACAGCTAGTCTAGATTGTGTACGTCaacaagctaacaggctaacgttAGCAATACACATACATGTGTGAGTTAGAAGTTATAAACAGTATAAAACACTTTTGATTGAAGCCTTCATATACGCGGGgcctaaaaacaacaaaaagcgtAACATTTCCCACTTCGGTGAGACACAATCCCCTGCTAgcttgctagcagttagcatccCATTCAAAAACACAAAGCCTAAGCGAAGCTAAAATAAGCTAAACACAACGACGTGCGCCTAAATTATTTTTGCCCTACAAAAAGTCACCGCAGGCCGTTTTTGTTCCACTAAATGAGCTCGGCAGCCGCCCCTTACCTTTTCCGTAAAACTTTTTGCCGCTGGTAACGTCGAAAACTTTCATGTTGACTGCCATCAATATGCGGGGGTTGTGCAATCCGTCGTATTCCCGCAGCTGCTCCAACGTGAAGTCCCGTCTCCTCATCTTGGGAAGCGTCGAGGCCTCGTCGCCCTGGGCCGGACCACAGCCGAGCCGCCTGCCCCACCGCCGGTACACCGCCAAACACACAGCCgcaaccacaaacaaaacactgaTATTCAGCAACATCCCGCCGAGGCCGAGCCCTTCCGACTCATCCGCTGCCCCCTGCGCATCGTTTGTGTCAACTGGTCCGCTCGAACTGTCTCCATCGTCCGCCATACTGCTCGCTTAGCGCCTCTACCCGCCTCTAGCCAAGTACTGCATTCATGTCCTGTCGTCAGTGtcgtggaaactggaagcactctGTTTTAAGTATGGTTTTTAATATTTTAGTACGGTTTAAATTTCTCATGGCCCAACCGCATCTTTAAAAAAGTACAGTAATTATACCTTTTTAATCATGACTGTGAGTTTATGGTAATCATCAAAAATaagcagtggcggcgccaggaattttttgttgggggggcggggtaaaagttggaggggctccacaaaatgtcatcgaaatgaacaatatatagtaaattgctttata harbors:
- the pgrmc2 gene encoding membrane-associated progesterone receptor component 2; this encodes MADDGDSSSGPVDTNDAQGAADESEGLGLGGMLLNISVLFVVAAVCLAVYRRWGRRLGCGPAQGDEASTLPKMRRRDFTLEQLREYDGLHNPRILMAVNMKVFDVTSGKKFYGKDGPYGIFAGRDASRGLATFCSDKDALRDEYDDLSDLTAVQMESVREWEMQIMEKYDYVGRLLKPGDEPSEYTDEEDIKDHLKHD